The stretch of DNA TACATGAGTCTTGGCAGAATAAAAGTTTGGTATACGTCTTTTAACTCATCTCTTGGtgtgctcagtgtgtgtgtgtgtgtgtgtgtgtgtgtgtgtgtgtgtgtgtgtgtgtgtgtgtgtgtgtgtgtgtgtgtgtgtgtgtgtgtgtgtgtgtgtgtgtgtgtcccctaaTCTCATTCATATACATACACTAAGATCTAGTTTGTTAACTCGAATTTCTGAAAGCAAGAGCGAAGAATGTAGCATGTAATTGAATAATGTGTAAGTATAAAATGATCTACACAGTGGGGAGACTGAGTTGGAAGCAGGACAAACCACAGAGGTATTCCTGAAGTAATGGACGATGATTCAAAGCCCAGGCTGGTACTTTGTATTCAAGTCTGGTAACTAATGAGTACGAAACTTAAGAGTGTATatgcatatcacacacacacacacacacacacacacacacacacacacacacaaaacgctTTAAAAATCAAGTTAGTCGTTAGTTcctggatttctctctctctctctctctctctctctctctctctctctctctctctctctctctctctctctctctctctctctctctctctctctctctctctctctctctctctctctctctctctgtgtgtgtgtgtgtgtgtgtgtgtgtgtgtgtgtgtgtgtgtgtgtgtgtgtgtgtgtgtgtgtgtgtggttttaccCGATTCTTTCCTACCATGCTTTCCTTCATGCCAACAAGTTAGTACACTACGCTGACGTATGTGATATTGGATAGGGACGATGGTGGTGGcgtaatggataaggtggtgagcgtggaatcgggcagacgtccatgtgtagaTTAGAATCCCACCACgcaccgccttgaaactttgccatttgtcgagtggtttaaagttacctacatgtcacaatgatacccaggttctaggtggtttcaccaaagatgcgcttaggtggtgatatggattctaatatgggtaccgctatgaataaaattgcctgcatcactaatgggtggaagctgaacagcgcttcccatattcTTCAAAAATACCTATagacgctataggccataatgcAGCGGTGAAGGACCAGTGATATGCGAGTGACTCAGGAGACAAGTGTGCCGGGTGACGCCATGGTATGGAGGTGGTGTTCGTGGTGCTAAtggctgctgccactgcctgcTGTCTTTGTAGGCTTATCAACGATTGGATCTTCTTACAGTTTCGGTTAGCAAGTTTCTGCCTGCAGCTCCCCTCTGCTGACTGCCTGATAGACTGCTGTGCTCTTACGTAGTCTTGTGCCTCCCACGTGCACCTTTCCTTCTGCGCAGCAAGCCGCCACACATTCCTTCGCTCTCTCGTGACCTGTGCTTCAAGTCGCCACCTGTCACCCCCACCGCCACCCCTCCAGCTTCTGCCGTCTTTTGTTTAAGTATAACATACTTTTGTGCTTTGCTGTGAGTTTTTAGGCGATTACAGTGTGTTTTCCCGCCAAGATTCGTCCTGTCGCGCCATTTTATGCTTCTCAGCTGCTCCACACCTTAACTGACGCCCCTTCTACACCCTTCTACACAGATACACTGGGTTAGTTCGTTCAGGGTGAGTCAGTGAGTTTATCTTGTGgtgtttattgtgtttattgtgCTTTTTCTCGCCTTGGCGCCTTgggactagagtcccaaactatcagaaaggcaattatggtaggttacgtcagttattaggagaggtaaactgggaagatagttttggaattaaaactgcacaggagatgtgggatatttttaaggttgtagtaaagggtatagtgatgcagtgtatcccttacaaagatataaggcagagaaacaggaagccattatggtggactcatgagataggtagccagatcagagagaagaagagggcatatagagagttgcagaaaagtgggaagatgtagatttgattaggtacagacaggtcagagatgatttgagtaaggttataaaaaaagtaaaaggcaggcagagataaaactagctagagctgggagtaaagatcccaaaaattatatagttattacaaggtcagtgataaaagaaataaggataggattggaccactcagaaaagatggtgtagtagtggatcaaaatgaagacatagtagaattattgaatgaacaattttcttcagtatttactaggaaagaataggaaatcctgttacaaacagtgcgacgagtagtttaagagctttagaaaatattgatataaaaccgggaattattaggaaatttattcttgaactagacgataggaaagctagtggtcctgatgagctacatgccagagtacttagggagggtgtagacagtatttctgaagcacttaagttaatctttgaaagatcacttaggtttgctgagatacctcaggactggaagttagctaatgttactccaatatttaaaaaggtaggaaggatgatgcgaataattatagaccgatcagtttaactagtatagtatgtaagatactagagaaaatcattaagggtagtatttgggagcatttaaatgagaatagattaattagagatacccaacatggctttagatcagggaggtcctgtcttacaaatttgctcgatatcttagaatatattaccaaggagttagatgatggaaatagcatagatgttatatatctagattttagcaaggcgtttgataaggtaccgcataggaggctagtgtacaaattgagactacatgggatagggggtaggttagttgattggattagtgaatggctttctgataggaaacagagagtagtattaaatggggcaatgtctgagtggaaggaagtggttagtggggtaccccaaggatcagtgctaggacctcttcttttcttggtgtacattaacgatttagatataggaattagtagcaaagtatcaaagtttgcagatgatactaagatagcatgtgcagtacagggtgaaaaggacaattacagaatacaacgagacctggacaggctgatagcatgggcagacaggtggcagatggagtttaattctaaaagtgtcaggttatgcatttaggtaaagacaacacaaactttaactatgagatggagggatgttggctagaggcagtagaggaaggaaaggatttaggagtagtgatagacaggactatgaaattttcaaagcaatgtttagaagcaagaaatagggcaaataggatcctgggttttataaatagaaatgttagttataaaagtaaggaagtggtgcgtagcttatataattcctatgttaggccccatttagagtattgcatacaggcctggtcaccccactataggcaggatatcaacatgttagaagcagttcagagaagagcaactaggatgataccagcattaaagcgcctggagtatagagatagattaaaggaattaaacatgttttcatttgagaggagatgtataagagggatatgatagagttatttaaaatgttctcagatacaaactacatagatgtgagatctttctttaccttagaggagggaaataggactagaaatcatggcaggaagattagaaagcaaggctgcaggttagatataagaaaatatttctttagtcatagggtggtagacttctggaatgcattgccagagacggttgtaaatagcactagtttgacaatgtttaaaaacagattagataagcacttaaatttattagatttataattatgtatagcactgcatgatagtttttataagaaatttactatagttaaacaagacatgatccccatgtatggggaccacaaattgtagaggatttcgctgcaggacttagccctgttaatgggccaaatatttagaattagtatataatgtattgtgtacttgtaagtgtatctttaagtactgattacgaggtcgctgtgcgactgatacaggataacctagatgggccctggtggccctttgttatcctattatttatgttatgttatgttatgttaatgttTGAGTGTTTCAGTTTTTCCCATTGGCTGTGGGAGGCTGCTACTTGTATCCCGTGATTTGATTGGCTCCCGTCTGACCGCCATCTTGATATTTTCCCGAGCTCTTCGGTGATTGGTTCCGGCACCTTGCCCTTGTCTCTGATTGGCTGTCACAGCCGCGGTTGCTTTAAATGTCTGTTTGTAGCCTAGTATCATATGTTTTTCCTGTGTGCAGGcctacttttttattatattacccTTGCAGCCTCATAAACTCAATTATTTgatgcattttctttaatttgccaGTGCTTCAGTGTTATTTACAAATGCAACAGTGTTTTTTAGtgcattgtttattttatttactatgtctctctctccttcagtgaCCTTGAaaatttttctctgtttcttgtttgtttctagCTTTCTTCTATTGCTTTATGCTTatacttcattgttttctctctgcattttctgtctgcccatgctgttggctagttattttattttcagtgtattatttttcttacactgTACCTACGATTATTttcctgtgtatttttttttcctgttgattttttttgcatgtttgtgtgattttcattatatttttgtatgttcatGCCTGGATTTTCATCGCAGACTGAGACTACTACTGCATCTGATTATGAAATGTGTGTCTGTGATGTGTTTTCATTGCTGTTGATATCCCAGCCAGTGTATGGTGTACGGTAATGTATGTCATTGTGTTCCATTGAATACTTATTGAGTGTTTTTCAGTGTAACCActccagtgatttttttttttagtatctcATGCTTGATTTGCATTTTGTCCcaagtgttatatttatttttataattgtaccatctctaatttttttttattcagtattgaAGTCACTGCCTGAAGTTTTCTCAGCAGTACTTCCATGTACTTTTGATAGCAATTGCAATGCCTGGTGTATTATGATAAACTCCACTAACGCGTCTTTTGAAGAAAGATGTGCCCTTTCATTGGGATGCAACTCATGACTACAGTTTCACTGTTCTTAAATCAGCTCTTACACAAGCTCCAGTGTTATCATTTCCTGACTACTCTTTGCCTTTTGTGATTTGTTCAGATGCATCTTCTCAAGGTATTGGTTCTGTCCTGATGCAACAAGTTCCGGATAGCCGTCCCCAAGTTATTGCTTTCGCGAGTCGCGTACTTAATGCTTGTGAATCACGTTACTCAGTGACAAATCTAGAAGCTCTCGCATTAGTTTGGTCACTTAAACACTTCCGTGACATCATTTACGGTTATCCAATTACTGTGTATACTGACCATGTTGCCGTCACACAACTTTTCAAAGGCAGAAATTTATCTGGCCGTCTAGCTAGATGGTTCCTCACCATTGAAGAATTTAATCCTGACATCAAATACCTGCCGGGTCACGCTAATTTAGTAGCGGACGCGTTGTCCCGCAATGTTGTAGTTACTTCAATTACTCAAGTGTCAAATTTTTCCCTTGCTGAATTAGCCAGTGCTCAGAAAAGTGATCCTACCTTGTCTAAAGTCATCCAGTGTTTACAGTTTGATGATCACTCTGTTTTGCCAAAATTGCCTGTTCCCTTGTCTGAATTTAGCTTACAAGATGACATCTTGCTACGTAAAGTAATGATTGATGATCAACTAGTGACTCAACTTGTCATTCCAGATAGTTTGATTCCTACAGTACTGTTTCTTATTCATGATCTCCCTCACACAGGTCATCCTGGTCGTGACAAGTCCATTGCAATGGCACGTACTAAGTATTTTTGGCCAAATATGTCACGAGACATCACTAATCATGTGTTGATTGTGCTCTCAACAAAGGAAATACCAAGACTGCTCCTATTCAAGAGTATCCTACTCCCGCATGTCCGTTTGAGACAGTAGCGATTGATTTGTTACAGCTCCCTCGTAGCACACAAGGCTCTGTGTATGTTCTAGTATGCGTAGATCATTTCAGCCGATACACAGTACTCATTCCTTTGCCTAACAAATCTGCTTCTAGCGTTGCACatgcttttgtttctcattttatttgccCTTACACTACTCCTTCTGTATTGCTTAGTGATAATGGTGCAGAATTTAAAAATGAAGTGCTTCAGAAAATTTGTCAACAATTTCACATTACTCAAACTTTCATCACTGCCTACCATCCTGCTTCCAATGGATTGGTAGAGAGAACTAATCATAAAATTCTTACCATGATAAACGTTTCCCCTTTGACATGTTAGAGCAACCGCGTATTCCAGTATATTCTGTTGATGACTATGTTCAAAACCAAGCACGAGCTATGCAAATTATTCATGATAAAGTGCGTAGTACACTCCAGTTGTCACGTACTCAAATGACTCAACGTCAACATGCAAAAGCTACTCCTGTCCCCTTTGACATTAATGATGTAGTATTTAAATCTGCACCTGAACGACAGTCAAAATTAAACACTAAATTTTCAGGTCCCTTTTTAAtccaagaaaaattaacaggaaataaattaaaattttTGATCCTTCTGCTCAGACGTCAGAAGTTGTCCATGCAGACAGACTTAAAAAGAGTGATGTTTGTGTTGCTATGCCTTCACCCTTACCTCTTCCACCTGTCTCGTCTAGCTCTGTGTCTTCATCTACTTTCTTACCTTCTTCGTCCTCGTACAACCTGCGTTCCAGAGCGAACTCCTTATAGATAATTTTTGTGTGATGATTAGCTACATATGTAGTTCTAATGCCAGTgatttgcattttgtgtttaattatttgtgtgatttcttttatgtaccatgatgatttttttttatatcccatgatgattttttttgttacatgaTATGATTATATGTCAAAATATTTTTGATGAAGCTCATGATTACATGTaaaatttattttttgataaagtgcaTGCTTACatgctaatatatatatatatatatatatatatatatatatatatatatatatatatatatatatatatatatatatatatgatgattCCATATTTatcagcatatatatatatatatatatatatatatatatatatatatatatatatatatatatatatatatatatatatatatatatatatatatatatatatatatatatatatatatatatatatatatatatatatatatatatatatatatatatatatatatatatatatatatatatatatatatatatatatatatatatatatatatatatatatatatatatatatatatatatatatatatatatatatatataaataaatatatatatatatatatatatatatatatatatatatatatatatatatatatatatatatatatatatatatatatatatatatatatatatgttctttCCACTGTGTAATGTTTCCGGGGGACGCCTCGAGAACTTACTATGAGAACTTACTATGTGAACTTACTATGTGCCATGTTGTATGTTCTTACAAATTCTATTTAGTGATCAGTGATTACAAACCTTATAAAAAGAACTCATATTTTTGTGAGTCatgtaatgaaaattaatgaagtgaaaacttgaaaatcagtgaaaataattaatatatgATTGATGatatgaaaatttgaaaattaatgaaaagaattaatattCTTATGAGTGATGTAATGAAAATTAGTGAAAGAATTAATATTTTTAAAAGTGATCAAATGACAATTACTGATATGACCATGTTTTTGTGAAaaatgaacattttttttttttttttagatgaactcttattttatagtgtttatttatttattttttttttatctctcatgATCATTACCTTCAGTGCGGGATCGCACTGTTGTACGTGCCCAAGCCATATGTTAGTATGTTCTTTATGTACTGCCCGTGCTCCGTTTCCTGTAAAACATTCTATTTATAGAATCAGTTTGGCTGGTTTGAGGTGACGTCACGTCTTCCCTCAgttctcgctcgccgccgcctcaggtCACACGTACGCTTCAGCCTCTCGTTTGGTCGGCTATACCTGTTGTGTCTTGTGATACTATTAAATACACGTTCATAATGAACTGAGGTgtatccatgctacccctgcttaaggacaactaccacaagATATAGTTTTCGAAATATTTAGTCAGAATCATTAAGATGGTCCCAAATGTAGATATCAGCAGTTCGGATTTTCACTATACCATAAACTAATTCCAGGAAGATACccaaataaagtgtgtgtgaaaCAACTGTTATCAATAGGATATTGTACGTGCAATATAATCTTAATGTTGTATACGTCTGAGCGGAACTTGTACTTTAAAGATGTTAGGTTTGAATTAATAAGATATaagaagtataaaaaaaaagaaaaaaaaatgagtcaaaCTTCATACAAAACACTGACTGAAATATACACGGAAGAATATAGCTTATGATCTTGGAGTTGTCATGACTAACGATGAGGTGTTTGAGACTCGCATTGGACAAGTGGTAAGGTGGAGAGTGCAGGTGATAATCTTATGTACAATTGGTTCCCTCTTTCATGAGTGAGTCTTTCTACCATTACTTGTAACCAAAGTGACATCTGTCATCCTGTTTTCATGGCAGCTGTCATTAGCTAGATCTGCCTCGGATGTATATCTTAGGtcgccttcttcctttctccctccacatCCCAAATTCTATCCCTTTATCTATGCCTGTACTCCAAAATCTTTCTTACCCCCCCcacacagcctctctctctctctctctctctctctctctctctctctctctctctctctctctctcttaacctgcTGAATCAGGagagtataacacacacacacacacacacacacacacacacacacacacatagggtaTACATATTTGAGAATATAGGATTAACATTCAAAAGGGAGGGTATAAATGGTATTTCtcaaggaaatatatatatattttttttcaaaattcatTTTACACCTGATATTTTTCGTAGCACGTGTcaagaacaacagaaaaatcGTCAGTTATAGAACTGGACAGCTTCCGCGTTGAAACAAGATAGGTTCTTCATATTTCCAAGATAGATATACCAATAAGAAGGCGGAAAAGCTGTGAagtaaaaatggtgaaaatcAGAAGCCAATAATTGTGTCGATTTTTTATTGAAGTGTTACTTGCTGAACTGGACGTTATCACCATTGGAAAAGACGGCACCAGACTTAGTCAAGAGAACGATGGACACACCACGAGGAAGAGGCTTGAATTGCCCATCTTTGAAGAGCACACCAGAGGGACCTTCAAGGAGCACTTCACGTTTCTTGCGGGATGGGAGACCCTCATCGTTCAGCTGCACGTTCTTTCCGTCAAACTTGACGACTCCAGAGGGCCCGATTACGGCAATGTTTGCAGCTTGATCATATGTGAACTGCACATTCCCGCCATCTGGCATAACGATGCCAGTAGCGCCGTAAAGACCTGGTTTTGCCAACATGACAGGCACGGGCATGGGTGGCACGATACCAGCATGGTGCAAGGCGGCATCGCGGTTGAACTGAATGTGTGACCCGTCGTGGAAAGTCACTCCAGAGTCCCCGACGACGGCGATGTTTTCAGCCTGTTCGCGGGTGAGCTGCTCCAGCCTCCCATCAGGATGAACAATTCCGGCTGGCCCATATGAGGCGCTGACGCCCGCTGCCATCAGGCACATCGCTACCTGTAGGAATTACATGCacggaaggatgagaaagacgCGACACCAGCCGTCAAGAACTGTTTATATTGACAGTATGAAACACTGAACACCGAAAAGTGAGCAACCTTACCAAAAGCTTCATGGTTGCTGCCCCGGTCTTCCTCAGCACTCCAAGATAAGGCTACTGGAAGGACTGGCGCAGAAGCGTGTGGAACGTTCTTTTATAATGCCCAATTTCTTGATTCTAACCTTTGCTCTTATAACATGTTTCCCTTTCCTGTTGACCATGGAAGAACATGCATGAGGGTGTACAGCTCACCCACGGTAAACCGGTTATGACGCCTCTttgccgaaaaaaaaaaaagacggtgtGGTAGCGGCAAGATTCGCTGAGAATTTGTGACGCACGCAGAAGTGTAATATGGAAGCTGAATTTTTCCACACGTTTTACATAGTGTTCAATCTTCTTACCGTTCTCACTTAATTAGATTGCCACACTATACTttttatttgattgtttatAAATTTTTCGTTTCGTTGACATATTTTCATCTTGATTTACTTTGCTATCTAACTCTTGACAGCATGATTATTCTAGCAGTATTTCTGTTTAAACAATTTTAAGGTTGTCAGAATTTAGATGAATATGTAAAATTACTCAAAGAAGTTCGtaatccgtgtgtgtgtaagtgcgtTCCTCCATCCCGTGATTACATGATACAAAGGATATTATACCCTCGTCACTACTAACTTCCTTCATTAAAGGTTAGACACTGAAAGAAATCTAAACAAATATATCATACGACATTGGATATGTAATTAAATATCATTACCGATAATATAATTGTTTGATTACAGCAAGTCTGGAGTGATAGATATTGTACGTCAGTTAAATAGTGGCCTGACcggtgaggagaggtgagtgagCTGAGAAAGTCAACGCCCAAACTGCTGCTAAATATGTA from Portunus trituberculatus isolate SZX2019 chromosome 20, ASM1759143v1, whole genome shotgun sequence encodes:
- the LOC123506573 gene encoding cuticle protein CP1243-like, which encodes MKLLVAMCLMAAGVSASYGPAGIVHPDGRLEQLTREQAENIAVVGDSGVTFHDGSHIQFNRDAALHHAGIVPPMPVPVMLAKPGLYGATGIVMPDGGNVQFTYDQAANIAVIGPSGVVKFDGKNVQLNDEGLPSRKKREVLLEGPSGVLFKDGQFKPLPRGVSIVLLTKSGAVFSNGDNVQFSK